Genomic window (Juglans microcarpa x Juglans regia isolate MS1-56 chromosome 2S, Jm3101_v1.0, whole genome shotgun sequence):
TGTTGGTGGCTTGTAATCTGAAATAGTAAGCTAacttagttataaacttataatgtGGTGTCAATATATTCCagttattattaattagtttaaatataTACCTCTTCATACAAATTTTCATtcaagaaaacatttttaacaTCCATCTGAAAGAGATTTCACGGACGAGAGGCCAGAAGAGTGCAAATAAAGGAGAGACAAGCAACTTGGGAAAAAGTCCCCTCATAGTCAATGTCATTTTCTTGTGTAATAAATTTTGGCAACAAGTCGAGATTTATACCTCTGAATAGAACTATCTGAGCGAGTCTTGATCTTATAGATCTACTTACAACTAGTCATAGACTTTTCAGGAGACAAATCAACTAGATCCCATGTATAGTTATTAGATAATGCATCAAATTCCTCAGTCATTGCATCTTGCCATAAGGAATTAGTAGAGGCCTCATGATAGGAGTGAAGCTCATGTAAAGTAATAAGGGCAATGTAATAATAGAAATCATGGAGATGAGTAGGAAGAGATCTTACCCGAGAAGAACAGTGAAGGGAAATGTCGGTTGTGTGATCCGCAGGTAGGGCAAGAATAGGGATTGCAGTCGAAGAGAGAGGTAGCTCAAGAGATGAAGATCCTGGTCTACGAGTGTCCAAAAAGTGAGTAGGTAGAATGCATGGAACATCTAATATGGACACAGGCGAAGAATGATTGGAGGGCTCATCTGGAAAAAGTTGTAAGGTAAATGATTGAGAAATAAAGGGACTAAAGGTGGATACCTTAGTAAACAAGCAATGTTCCCATAACACAACAAGATGAAAAATACGGAAGCGATGAGTAGGATTATAACACCGATAGCCCTTCTGAGTCTCGTCGTATCCAAGAAAGCAACAAAGGCGAGAACGTGGCTCCAACTTTGTATGTTCACGAGACTGAAGAATGACAAAGCAAGCAGAACCAAAGGATCAAAGATGTTGAGACTCAGGGGAAGATCCAAATAGACACTATATAgagattgatttgagatgaccAGACTTGCAAAGTAGTTAATGGTATGAATTGTAGTAAGGGTAGCTTTACCCCAGAATGTGAGAGGCAATTTAGCATAGAGGAGAAGTGTCCGAACTGTGTCAAGGATATGTCGAAGTTTTCGTTTGACTCATCCATTCTGCTGGTGCCTAGACAAGAGGTTTGATGGATAGTGTCATATGATTGCAATATACTTTGAAAAACAGATTGTTTGTATTCAAGTGTATTGTCAGATCAAGAAATTTTGATACGTTTAGAAAATTGAGTTTCAATCATTTTTGCAAATTTGTAGTAAATATGAAATAGTTTAGAACGAGAGTGCATAAGATAAATCTAACTGTAACGAGTGAAATTATCATTGAATATAACAAAGTTACGAAATCCATTGATACGAGTTATGGGGCAGGTCCCCAAATATCAGTGTAACAAATCAAAAATACTAGTAGACAATAACTCAATACTATGAAAAGACAAAGCAAGTTATTTTCCTAATTGACAAGAAATACAATCAAAAGTATCTTGGgacacaaaatctaaaaccttgaGAAACTAACTGTTGTATCCGATAAGAGGATGTATTACCAAGTTGAAAGTGCCAAAGGGCGAAGGAAGGAGAAACATATGTGACAGCAGAAACACCAACGGGTGGACTTGGAGGAACTGATGGAAGATGCAAAGTGCTCATTGGAAACATACGCTCCATTCTAGGGCCTATCCCAAGTGCCTCTCTCGTCTGTGGATCCTGCGGAGTACAACCAGAGTAGTAAAAAATAACATGGTAGCCAAGTTGAGCCAATGACCCCACAAACACCAAGTTATAAGAGAGTTTAGGAACATGAAGCAccttaaaaattgaaatattggaTGTAGAGATAGAGCCTATACTAAGAGCAAGCATAATGGATCCATTGGCAGTGTGTATAGCAAGTGGTGGATATGCAAAATACATTTTAGTGAACAAGAATGAGGAGGGTGTCATATGATTATTATAGGCAGAATCCATAACCCAAGAGAGAACATAAAGAGCAGATGAGGACGATGCATTATCAGGTCGACTTACGACCCGATTTAGGAGATTCTCCAAGTGAGTTGTGGAGAGAGTGGTGGTGGAT
Coding sequences:
- the LOC121253352 gene encoding uncharacterized protein LOC121253352; translation: MALQNDFESIRHQLLNHTPTFSLDIAVNELIHEKTHLQTLQTQNKLNVLATTLSVSSSDQRQQSGSRKHCPSNHRSNRLFCHYCKRHGHVIQTCYCCNKKGPPTTIASSSDTPQVSETIRDATRSSGSTTTLSTTHLENLLNRVVSRPDNASSSSALYVLSWVMDSAYNNHMTPSSFLFTKMYFAYPPLAIHTANGSIMLALSIGSISTSNISIFKVLHVPKLSYNLVFVGSLAQLGYHVIFYYSGCTPQDPQTREALGIGPRMERMFPMSTLHLPSVPPSPPVGVSAVTYVSPSFALWHFQLGNTSSYRIQQLVSQGTSRMDESNENFDISLTQFGHFSSMLNCLSHSGSREHTKLEPRSRLCCFLGYDETQKGYRCYNPTHRFHEPSNHSSPVSILDVPCILPTHFLDTRRPGSSSLELPLSSTAIPILALPADHTTDISLHCSSRVRSLPTHLHDFYYYIALITLHELHSYHEASTNSLWQDAMTEEFDALSNNYTWDLVDLSPEKSMTSCK